In the Magnolia sinica isolate HGM2019 chromosome 15, MsV1, whole genome shotgun sequence genome, one interval contains:
- the LOC131227396 gene encoding uncharacterized protein LOC131227396: MAWKDKTHASMGAHRCGIFTLTKCPLVSSVLLSNAGVISDWMSLLLPLAVERGVCVITNMGASFCHPTRKCLKLDHFQAPWISFFFSTVYLGMIWKTTARAYNLAALKYCD; encoded by the exons ATGGCGTggaaggataaaacacatgcatcaatgggggcccacaGATGTGGGATCTTCACTCTGACAAAATGTCCTTTGGTGTCTTCAGTCCTGCTTTCCAATGCTGGTGTAATTTCAGATTGGATGTCTTTGCTCCTACCTTTGGCTGTGGAAAGAGGAGTTTGTGTAATTACCAATATGGGTGCAA gtttttgtcatccaaccaggaAGTGTCTTAAGCTTGATCATTTCCAAGccccatggatttcatttttcttttctacaGTTTATCTTG GTATGATATGGAAGACAACTGCAAGAGCTTACAACTTAGCTGCTCTCAAGTATTGCGACTAG